One Opitutaceae bacterium DNA segment encodes these proteins:
- a CDS encoding IS4 family transposase — translation MNPPPTVFAQVLAGLNQMELARAAARFPMPRASRSLSAYDHFAAMVFAQLTYRESLRGIEACLGSRSARAYHMGIRGRVTRTNLAYANEHRDWRVFAEIAAVLMRRARRLYAESPFELGLEADLFALDATVIELSLALCPWARWQKEQASVKLNVLLDLRDDIPIFASLHEGNRHEVASLDDIPVYPGSGYVMDRGYVDFLRLHQLHAAGAFFVTRLKSGIRYYVGESRPVDKTVGLRCDQTIRLNSRKGRRDYPDPLRRISYVDPQSGQALVFLSNWFALEAFVVAQVYRRRWGIETFFRWLKQHLRLRGFFSNSPNGVGIQIWSALCAHLLVAIAKQRKNLSVSLYEILQIVSVSSLEQVPLQELFTKVNTSNPSFDIPKQLEINWS, via the coding sequence ATGAATCCTCCCCCGACCGTCTTTGCTCAAGTTCTCGCGGGCCTGAATCAAATGGAGTTGGCGCGCGCGGCTGCGCGCTTCCCAATGCCCCGGGCATCGCGATCGCTGAGTGCCTACGATCATTTTGCGGCGATGGTCTTCGCCCAATTGACCTATCGGGAAAGTTTGCGCGGCATCGAGGCGTGCCTGGGATCGCGCTCGGCCCGCGCTTACCACATGGGCATCCGGGGCCGGGTGACGCGCACGAATCTGGCCTACGCCAACGAACACCGAGACTGGCGTGTGTTTGCCGAAATCGCAGCAGTGCTCATGCGTCGGGCGCGACGCCTCTATGCGGAATCTCCGTTCGAACTGGGGCTGGAAGCGGACCTGTTCGCTCTGGACGCAACCGTGATCGAGTTGAGCCTGGCGCTGTGTCCGTGGGCGCGCTGGCAGAAGGAGCAAGCGTCGGTGAAGCTCAACGTGCTGTTGGACCTGCGCGACGACATTCCAATTTTTGCCAGTCTCCACGAGGGGAATCGGCACGAGGTGGCATCGCTGGACGACATCCCGGTGTATCCTGGAAGCGGTTACGTGATGGATCGCGGCTACGTGGACTTTCTGCGCTTGCACCAGTTGCACGCGGCCGGAGCGTTCTTCGTCACACGCCTCAAGAGCGGAATCCGCTATTACGTGGGCGAGTCGCGCCCGGTCGACAAAACGGTGGGCCTGCGCTGCGATCAGACCATCAGGCTCAATTCGCGCAAAGGCCGGCGGGACTATCCGGACCCTTTGCGGCGCATCAGCTATGTCGATCCACAAAGCGGTCAAGCGTTGGTGTTCCTGAGCAACTGGTTCGCGCTCGAGGCATTTGTCGTTGCTCAGGTCTACCGACGTCGCTGGGGCATCGAGACGTTTTTTCGATGGCTCAAACAACACCTGCGCCTGCGGGGATTCTTCAGCAATTCGCCAAACGGCGTCGGCATCCAAATCTGGTCGGCACTGTGCGCCCACCTGCTCGTCGCCATTGCCAAGCAGCGCAAGAACCTCTCGGTGTCGCTCTATGAAATTTTGCAAATCGTCAGTGTCTCATCGCTTGAGCAAGTTCCATTGCAAGAGCTGTTTACGAAAGTCAATACAAGCAATCCATCATTCGATATTCCTAAACAGTTGGAGATCAACTGGTCATAA
- a CDS encoding PIN domain-containing protein: protein MKVSIETILDTGPLVAWLCQADQHHAWCSRIFSKLPLPVVTCESVIAEAAHRLRKYGSGVESLCQLLESGELKIETIADLPAAASFMRKYETDFADASVVWLSEQHPRAKVFTVDFKDFTVYRRFKNQMIPLVEVDPENWTGRIVDRNSKKRSTCPRREECTVRSSRPALRLKS from the coding sequence TTGAAGGTTTCGATTGAGACGATTCTGGACACGGGGCCACTTGTGGCCTGGCTCTGCCAGGCCGACCAGCATCATGCCTGGTGTTCGAGGATTTTTTCCAAACTCCCGCTCCCGGTAGTGACCTGCGAATCGGTCATCGCCGAGGCGGCGCATCGGCTCAGAAAGTACGGCTCTGGGGTTGAGAGCTTGTGCCAGCTCCTCGAGTCCGGAGAGCTCAAGATTGAGACGATCGCCGATTTGCCCGCGGCTGCGTCCTTCATGCGCAAATACGAGACCGATTTTGCGGACGCATCGGTCGTGTGGCTCTCCGAGCAGCACCCCAGGGCAAAAGTGTTCACGGTGGATTTCAAGGATTTCACGGTCTACCGCCGGTTCAAAAACCAAATGATTCCTTTGGTTGAGGTGGACCCCGAAAACTGGACAGGACGGATCGTTGACCGAAACTCGAAAAAGCGATCCACATGTCCAAGAAGAGAAGAATGCACAGTCCGGAGTTCAAGACCCGCGTTGCGCTTGAAATCCTGA
- a CDS encoding transposase, whose amino-acid sequence MHSPEFKTRVALEILMGIEPMHVIASKYQVHPVQVTEWKKELLAGLPEVFERKNKRKPVAFGCPADPTSWV is encoded by the coding sequence ATGCACAGTCCGGAGTTCAAGACCCGCGTTGCGCTTGAAATCCTGATGGGCATCGAACCAATGCACGTCATCGCATCAAAATACCAGGTGCACCCTGTGCAGGTGACAGAATGGAAGAAGGAATTGCTGGCGGGGCTGCCCGAGGTGTTCGAGCGAAAGAACAAAAGGAAACCCGTCGCGTTCGGTTGCCCCGCTGATCCGACGTCTTGGGTATGA
- a CDS encoding MazG family protein, with translation MSAIDELRQTIARLRGPGGCPWDQEQTHASLVRCLIDEVSELIETIDCMDLPHMREELGDVLIQVVFHAQLAEERGAFTLEDVAREVNEKLIRRHPHVFGDGAKLGTASDVIVKWEEIKAREKAERPAGGKALFKNLPPRLPALMFAEAVWKQIGKKKLSAEGVVDQAAVRRLESDLSEESLGRRLFELAAAARARGLDPEGALRLHATRVMRDIEANAHTPALA, from the coding sequence ATGAGTGCCATTGACGAACTGCGTCAGACGATCGCCCGCCTGCGGGGGCCTGGCGGCTGTCCCTGGGATCAGGAGCAGACCCACGCCTCGCTGGTCCGGTGCCTGATCGATGAAGTGAGTGAATTGATCGAAACGATCGATTGCATGGACCTGCCGCACATGAGGGAGGAGCTGGGGGACGTCCTGATCCAGGTTGTCTTCCACGCACAACTCGCGGAGGAACGCGGAGCGTTCACCTTGGAGGACGTTGCGCGCGAGGTGAATGAGAAGCTGATACGCCGGCATCCGCATGTGTTTGGTGACGGTGCGAAGCTTGGCACGGCATCGGATGTGATCGTGAAGTGGGAGGAGATCAAGGCGCGCGAAAAGGCGGAACGACCGGCCGGCGGCAAGGCTCTCTTCAAGAATCTGCCGCCGCGTCTGCCGGCTTTGATGTTCGCGGAGGCCGTCTGGAAGCAGATCGGGAAGAAGAAGCTTTCGGCTGAAGGAGTCGTGGATCAGGCTGCGGTCAGGCGGCTCGAATCGGATCTCAGCGAAGAGAGTCTCGGACGCAGGCTCTTCGAACTGGCGGCGGCCGCGCGTGCACGCGGTCTCGATCCCGAGGGCGCGCTCCGGCTGCATGCGACGCGCGTGATGCGCGACATCGAGGCCAATGCCCACACGCCGGCACTTGCCTGA
- a CDS encoding tyrosine recombinase XerC — protein MPTRRHLPEPPPQDVIVQWWAPFEAFLSGERRYSPYTRRNYRQAFEDFYRWAKSTALWERGVGALTPRDARDFVIEGQRRFNRRTLHNHVSGLRAWLNYWRRQGVLANNPFAGVPLPRLEKRLPQFLTEDQMVRLLKGPQLLLENESIDAFTARRDRLVMELLYGAGLRVSEAAALNYGEINLREGVARVRGKGGKERLCPMGEIALDVLNQWRTEHAGRTGNGDPILVNQRHERLTVRAIQILLKRYLSLADLPLDLTPHKLRHSYATHLLNAGADLRLVQELLGHARLDTTQIYTHVTAARLKAVYAKAHPRA, from the coding sequence ATGCCCACACGCCGGCACTTGCCTGAACCGCCCCCGCAGGATGTGATTGTCCAATGGTGGGCGCCTTTCGAGGCGTTTCTTTCCGGGGAACGCCGCTATTCTCCGTACACCCGCCGGAACTACCGTCAGGCCTTTGAGGATTTTTATCGCTGGGCGAAGTCAACGGCGCTCTGGGAGCGGGGTGTGGGTGCGCTTACGCCGAGGGATGCCAGGGATTTTGTCATCGAAGGACAGCGCCGGTTCAATCGTCGGACACTTCACAATCATGTTTCGGGACTTCGTGCGTGGCTGAACTACTGGCGCCGGCAGGGAGTTCTGGCGAACAATCCCTTTGCAGGCGTTCCGCTTCCCAGGCTGGAGAAGCGACTGCCGCAGTTTCTGACAGAGGACCAGATGGTGCGATTGCTGAAGGGACCGCAATTGCTCCTGGAAAACGAGTCGATCGATGCTTTTACCGCCCGGAGGGACAGGCTCGTCATGGAATTGCTCTACGGTGCGGGGCTGCGCGTCAGCGAGGCGGCGGCGCTCAATTACGGGGAGATCAACCTGCGCGAGGGTGTGGCGCGAGTCAGGGGAAAGGGCGGAAAGGAGCGCTTGTGCCCGATGGGGGAAATCGCCCTGGATGTCTTGAACCAGTGGCGGACCGAACATGCAGGTCGAACTGGCAATGGTGATCCAATCCTGGTCAATCAGCGCCACGAACGCCTCACGGTTCGCGCCATTCAGATTCTCTTGAAGAGATACCTTTCGCTGGCGGACCTGCCGCTGGATCTGACGCCACACAAGCTGCGTCACAGCTATGCCACGCATCTCCTGAACGCCGGGGCCGACCTGAGGCTTGTGCAGGAACTGCTCGGCCACGCGCGTCTGGATACAACCCAGATCTACACGCACGTCACGGCGGCGCGATTGAAGGCGGTGTACGCCAAGGCGCATCCCCGCGCGTAG
- the hemL gene encoding glutamate-1-semialdehyde 2,1-aminomutase: MTSDQLFARAQQLIPGGVNSPVRAFRSVGGAPFFVKSAAGATLTTADNRELIDFVCTWGPAIHGHNHPRIKAAIAEALDHGTSFGTPNPYEVEMAELIVSMVPSIEKVRMCNSGTEATMSAIRLARGFTRRDKIIKFSGCYHGHSDSLLIKAGSGALTHGNPDSAGVPAVFAQETIVLPFNDRAAVTSAFRANPGQIACIILEPYPANVGLILPEPGYLAFLRDECTRHGSVLIFDEVMTGFRLAKGGVQEIERIKPDLTTLGKIIGGGLPVGAFGGRAEIMNQLAPIGPVYQAGTLSGNPLAMAAGIAALKMLQEEDPYARLDRMGRQIRDTLLAATRSKGLPATAPQTGSMFSLYLSATPVRDYATALQTDAKLFGKFFHACLSKGVYLPPSAFEACFISTAHDGRVIDRACEILSEAILSL, translated from the coding sequence ATGACGTCAGACCAGCTCTTTGCCCGTGCGCAGCAGCTCATCCCCGGAGGCGTAAACTCGCCCGTGCGGGCGTTTCGCTCCGTGGGCGGCGCGCCATTCTTCGTGAAGTCTGCAGCGGGCGCCACCCTCACGACCGCGGACAACCGGGAACTCATCGATTTTGTCTGCACGTGGGGTCCGGCAATCCACGGGCACAATCATCCGCGGATCAAGGCCGCCATCGCCGAGGCTCTGGACCATGGCACGTCATTCGGAACTCCAAATCCGTACGAGGTGGAGATGGCCGAGCTGATCGTTTCCATGGTTCCATCGATTGAAAAGGTGCGCATGTGCAACAGCGGCACCGAGGCAACCATGTCCGCCATCCGCCTCGCCCGTGGATTCACGCGCCGCGACAAGATCATCAAGTTTTCCGGCTGTTATCATGGGCACTCCGACTCGCTGCTGATCAAGGCCGGTTCGGGCGCCCTGACCCATGGGAACCCCGACAGCGCGGGAGTGCCCGCCGTCTTCGCTCAGGAAACGATCGTGCTGCCCTTCAACGACCGCGCTGCGGTCACGTCCGCATTCCGCGCGAATCCCGGACAGATCGCATGCATAATACTTGAGCCCTACCCGGCGAACGTGGGTCTCATTCTGCCGGAGCCCGGTTACCTTGCATTTCTGCGCGACGAGTGCACGCGGCACGGCAGCGTGCTGATTTTTGACGAGGTGATGACGGGTTTCCGTCTGGCCAAGGGCGGCGTCCAGGAAATCGAACGCATCAAGCCGGACCTCACCACGCTCGGAAAAATCATCGGCGGCGGACTCCCGGTCGGCGCATTCGGTGGTCGGGCGGAGATCATGAACCAACTCGCCCCCATCGGACCCGTCTATCAGGCGGGCACACTGAGCGGAAATCCGCTGGCCATGGCGGCGGGCATCGCAGCGCTCAAGATGCTGCAGGAGGAGGATCCCTACGCTCGTCTGGATCGCATGGGGCGTCAGATTCGAGACACACTCCTCGCAGCCACCCGCTCCAAAGGACTGCCCGCAACCGCCCCCCAGACTGGATCGATGTTCAGTCTCTACCTGAGCGCAACCCCTGTCCGCGACTACGCCACCGCCTTGCAAACGGATGCCAAACTTTTTGGGAAGTTTTTCCACGCTTGTCTGTCAAAAGGGGTGTATCTTCCTCCCAGTGCATTCGAAGCCTGTTTCATCAGCACAGCCCACGACGGCAGGGTCATCGACCGCGCCTGCGAGATTCTAAGCGAAGCCATTCTTTCACTTTGA
- a CDS encoding NAD+ synthase, whose protein sequence is MRIGLAQLNTTIGDLDGNRKRILDAYRVSVSEGADLVVFPEMAVCGYPPRDLLLKRRFVSDIEKCLEEIAAQIGDVPALIGTVQPNSSAQGRRFYNAAAFCANGKVAGYGRKCLLPTYDVFDEDRYFEPAPTPWIASHHGARIGITLCEDIWTDPRFSPRHLYRFDPIKWLASERIDLMVNLSASPWHFAKDNVRQALVTDAALALNCPVVYVNAIGGNDELVFDGRSLVADAQGKIIAGLPAFQEQILVATVPLESDQRTAVSAPSPTVGPIHIAPSFAQDPLADIHDALVLGLRDYACKSGFKRALIALSGGIDSAVVAVIAAAAFGPENVIGVSLPSAISSQHSRDDARILAENLSIRFETIAIAEAVDACEEALQPVFSGRPRDVTEENIQARIRGVIMMALSNKFCSLLLTTGNKSEMAVGYCTLYGDMCGGLAVISDVFKTQVYALARWINRDREVIPLSSIEKPPSAELRPGQTDQDSLPPYDVLDAILRGYVEEGLSRRDLVAQGFSEAVVNDIARKVDRNEYKRKQAAPGLKITPLAFGVGRRIPIVQKYVN, encoded by the coding sequence ATGCGCATAGGCCTTGCACAGCTCAACACAACCATCGGTGATCTCGACGGGAACCGGAAACGCATCCTTGATGCCTACCGAGTTTCGGTTTCCGAGGGCGCCGACTTGGTGGTGTTTCCCGAAATGGCGGTCTGCGGTTACCCACCCAGGGACCTTCTCCTCAAACGACGGTTCGTTTCCGATATTGAAAAGTGCCTGGAGGAAATTGCGGCACAGATCGGTGATGTTCCGGCACTGATCGGCACCGTCCAGCCCAATTCCTCCGCGCAAGGGCGGCGCTTTTACAACGCTGCGGCATTTTGCGCCAACGGCAAGGTCGCGGGTTACGGCCGGAAATGCCTGCTTCCGACCTACGATGTCTTTGACGAGGATCGTTACTTCGAACCCGCGCCCACCCCTTGGATCGCATCACATCACGGGGCGCGCATCGGGATTACACTCTGCGAGGACATCTGGACCGATCCGCGCTTTTCCCCACGGCATCTCTATCGCTTCGATCCCATCAAATGGCTCGCGAGTGAGCGGATTGATTTGATGGTCAATCTTTCCGCCAGCCCCTGGCATTTCGCAAAGGACAACGTACGGCAGGCTCTCGTGACGGACGCCGCCCTGGCCTTGAATTGTCCGGTTGTTTACGTGAACGCCATCGGAGGAAACGATGAGCTTGTGTTTGATGGTCGCAGTCTGGTCGCCGATGCGCAGGGCAAGATCATCGCCGGCCTTCCAGCCTTTCAGGAACAGATCCTCGTTGCGACCGTTCCGCTTGAATCTGATCAGCGAACGGCCGTTTCCGCTCCCTCGCCAACCGTCGGCCCCATCCACATCGCCCCCTCCTTCGCCCAGGATCCACTCGCGGACATCCATGATGCGCTCGTCCTGGGTTTGCGGGATTACGCGTGCAAGAGTGGTTTCAAGAGGGCGCTCATCGCTCTTTCCGGAGGCATTGATTCAGCGGTCGTCGCGGTCATTGCAGCCGCCGCGTTCGGCCCGGAGAACGTCATCGGGGTATCGCTGCCGTCGGCGATCTCGTCGCAGCACTCGCGCGACGACGCACGCATCCTCGCGGAAAATCTGAGCATCCGGTTCGAGACGATCGCGATCGCCGAAGCAGTCGACGCCTGTGAGGAAGCGCTGCAGCCGGTCTTCAGCGGGCGCCCGCGCGACGTGACCGAGGAGAACATTCAGGCGCGCATTCGAGGCGTCATCATGATGGCGCTCTCCAACAAGTTCTGCTCGCTGCTGCTCACAACGGGCAACAAGAGCGAAATGGCGGTCGGCTACTGCACGCTCTACGGCGACATGTGCGGCGGCCTCGCGGTGATCAGCGATGTGTTCAAGACGCAGGTCTATGCGCTGGCCCGTTGGATCAATCGCGATCGTGAAGTCATTCCGCTCAGCTCCATCGAAAAGCCGCCCAGCGCCGAACTCCGCCCCGGGCAGACGGACCAGGACAGCCTTCCTCCCTACGACGTCCTCGACGCAATCCTGCGGGGCTATGTCGAGGAGGGCCTCTCACGCCGCGATCTGGTCGCCCAGGGGTTCTCCGAGGCGGTGGTCAATGACATTGCACGCAAAGTCGACCGCAACGAATACAAGCGAAAGCAGGCCGCCCCGGGCCTCAAGATCACGCCGCTCGCTTTTGGAGTCGGCCGGCGCATACCCATTGTCCAGAAATACGTGAATTGA
- a CDS encoding TolC family protein, translating into MKDCPRMMLTRMPLLTALLFASGLQAQEPTPLSLDEALASVDRVNVNVLLSRESVGLAMEAANQQRVGLLPNVSLSAQQRRTKSSSISETSKSEGTPADRFDGRLSGSYMLYSPQQMAFRRAALVGVKVAELDLETTLQSVMASVAQTFFAHLRNVKRISVLDANAQRARELVTLARNRAEAGAALQIDITRAEAQLAIAEQARIQQDTVVYQSELLLKRLLDLDPAASLRLEDFEVRRTEQPRFVDGFEQTLFEKRVEYLRLKQALQQNQELFRASKLDRYGTLSLSGEWNLANTRVYEDDPQQGWAAGVAMSIPVFDGFRSRTNQRIALSQIRSQEFRLRQLELLISSEVRLAVQDARSRLAQVGVAEKSLRLAREELDLAEKRFREGVADNRELIDAQNRLGQAGDNLNEAIYLYNLSRVELARTQGDVKGILSERQK; encoded by the coding sequence ATGAAAGACTGCCCGCGCATGATGTTGACCCGGATGCCGTTGCTGACAGCACTCCTGTTTGCCTCTGGCTTGCAAGCGCAGGAACCGACGCCTCTTTCCCTGGACGAAGCCCTGGCAAGCGTGGACCGGGTCAATGTGAACGTCCTGCTCAGCCGCGAATCGGTCGGCCTGGCCATGGAGGCTGCAAATCAGCAGCGCGTAGGGCTCCTGCCAAATGTATCACTCAGCGCGCAGCAGCGGAGGACAAAATCATCGTCGATTTCCGAGACGTCTAAATCGGAGGGAACGCCCGCGGACCGGTTTGATGGCCGGCTGTCCGGCTCCTACATGCTTTACAGTCCGCAGCAGATGGCCTTTCGGCGTGCGGCGCTGGTGGGCGTGAAGGTCGCGGAACTGGATCTTGAGACAACGCTCCAGAGCGTGATGGCCTCGGTGGCGCAGACGTTTTTTGCGCACTTGCGGAACGTGAAGCGCATTTCGGTGCTCGATGCGAACGCCCAGCGCGCAAGGGAGTTGGTTACGCTTGCGCGGAATCGCGCCGAGGCTGGCGCCGCCCTTCAGATCGACATCACGCGTGCCGAAGCCCAGCTCGCGATAGCGGAACAGGCGCGCATCCAGCAGGACACTGTGGTGTATCAAAGCGAGCTCCTGCTCAAGCGGTTGCTGGATCTTGATCCTGCGGCGTCACTCAGGCTGGAGGACTTTGAAGTCCGGAGAACGGAGCAGCCGCGGTTTGTCGATGGGTTCGAGCAGACGCTCTTCGAGAAGCGCGTCGAATACCTGCGCCTGAAACAGGCGCTGCAGCAGAACCAGGAGCTGTTTCGAGCGTCCAAGCTCGATCGCTATGGCACGCTCTCACTGAGCGGCGAATGGAATCTGGCCAACACCCGTGTCTACGAGGATGATCCGCAGCAGGGCTGGGCTGCGGGCGTTGCGATGTCGATACCGGTGTTTGACGGCTTTCGAAGCCGCACCAACCAGCGCATCGCTCTCTCTCAGATCCGCTCTCAGGAATTCCGCCTCAGGCAGCTCGAGCTCCTGATATCGAGCGAGGTGCGCCTGGCGGTGCAGGATGCCCGCTCGCGCCTTGCACAGGTCGGCGTTGCCGAGAAAAGCCTCCGCCTGGCGCGGGAGGAACTGGACCTTGCGGAAAAAAGATTTCGCGAAGGGGTTGCCGACAACCGCGAATTGATCGACGCGCAGAACCGCCTCGGGCAGGCGGGGGACAATCTCAACGAGGCGATCTACCTCTACAACTTGAGCCGTGTGGAGTTGGCGCGCACGCAGGGGGATGTGAAGGGCATCCTCTCCGAGCGGCAGAAGTGA